One genomic region from Vannielia litorea encodes:
- a CDS encoding Gfo/Idh/MocA family protein yields the protein MTTSLPLCIIGAGSIGMRHVEVATASPEVRITAIVEPHAPRRDELAAQGLNAVATLDDVPAETRAAIIATPTQDHAASAHACLSRGWAVLVEKPTAATLDEARALVADAGAKGLLLFTGHHRRCHPFSIAARDALAEIGDLVGVQGIWSLRKHNTYYDVDWRRAPGAGPLLTNLTHEIDLLRFLIGDMTEATALLSSARRGFVIEDTAAVAFRFANGALGSFLISDAGASPWSFEAASYENPAIAGSGEDYIRITGTEGALAFPSLTRWGRSGPGEIEWSKPLAPVPGQRFERIDPLLAQIERFAAVVAGGEDSVLCTGADGIAAMEMTLAAALSGKAGKPITPADVPGDYTGV from the coding sequence ATGACCACATCACTCCCGCTCTGCATCATCGGCGCAGGCTCCATCGGCATGCGCCATGTAGAGGTCGCTACGGCCTCGCCGGAGGTCAGGATCACCGCCATCGTGGAGCCCCACGCACCGCGCCGGGATGAATTGGCGGCACAGGGCCTGAACGCCGTCGCCACGCTTGATGACGTGCCTGCCGAAACCCGCGCCGCCATCATCGCCACCCCCACGCAGGACCACGCCGCCAGCGCCCACGCCTGCCTCTCGCGCGGCTGGGCCGTGCTGGTCGAAAAGCCCACCGCCGCCACGCTCGACGAGGCTCGCGCGCTGGTGGCCGATGCCGGGGCCAAGGGCCTGCTGCTCTTCACCGGCCACCACCGCCGCTGCCACCCTTTTTCGATCGCCGCCCGCGATGCGCTGGCCGAGATCGGCGATCTGGTCGGCGTGCAGGGCATCTGGAGCCTGCGCAAGCACAACACCTACTATGATGTCGACTGGCGCCGCGCACCCGGTGCTGGCCCGCTGCTGACCAACCTTACTCATGAGATCGACCTGCTGCGCTTCCTCATAGGTGACATGACAGAGGCCACCGCGCTGCTCTCCTCCGCCCGCCGTGGCTTCGTGATCGAAGATACCGCCGCCGTCGCTTTCCGCTTCGCAAACGGCGCGCTCGGCTCCTTCCTCATCTCCGATGCCGGCGCCTCGCCGTGGTCTTTCGAGGCCGCCAGCTACGAGAACCCAGCCATCGCCGGCTCGGGCGAGGATTACATCCGCATCACCGGCACCGAAGGCGCCCTCGCCTTCCCCTCGCTCACCCGTTGGGGCCGCTCCGGCCCGGGCGAGATCGAGTGGTCGAAGCCGCTCGCCCCTGTGCCGGGTCAGCGCTTCGAGCGCATCGACCCGCTACTTGCCCAGATCGAGCGCTTCGCCGCAGTGGTGGCAGGGGGCGAAGACAGCGTGCTCTGCACCGGCGCAGACGGCATCGCCGCGATGGAAATGACCCTCGCCGCCGCCCTCTCCGGCAAGGCAGGCAAACCGATCACCCCGGCAGATGTGCCGGGCGACTACACAGGAGTCTAA
- a CDS encoding DUF4253 domain-containing protein: protein MPLPFEVIEVPRNRALEVLRAPPPEEGTLLLIKRPELRDLAEEAASNAAALIAAAEAFDFTAWLYATGTISEEEREAELLISLAMGALPAEDDPTWSPMVHDMVRRRRAVDGTPDAAMSKEEKELIGVARALKEARDDPGTDLATVQGLVERLMSPEAKPHDPFRSLHLMSQLFGGEAVAALTGGTASEPDTPDAAAPLDPLSTMLGTASSKATLARLPAPHPWAAPAYLPGASYMAGDSRTALLAFCRHLHIAHGARPITASTDSLGFNSPTPPPLAEAARIALGFQALGASEINGIPAAQAAETLASASSWLVWWD from the coding sequence CTTCGAGGTCATCGAAGTTCCTCGCAACCGCGCATTGGAGGTGCTGCGCGCACCGCCTCCCGAGGAGGGCACCCTGCTGCTGATCAAGCGGCCAGAGTTGCGAGATCTGGCCGAGGAGGCGGCAAGCAATGCCGCCGCGCTCATCGCCGCAGCCGAGGCCTTCGACTTCACCGCCTGGCTCTACGCCACCGGCACTATCTCCGAAGAAGAGCGCGAGGCCGAGTTGCTTATCAGCCTCGCCATGGGCGCGCTGCCCGCCGAGGATGATCCGACATGGTCGCCCATGGTCCACGATATGGTCCGCCGCCGCCGCGCCGTCGATGGCACGCCGGACGCGGCGATGAGCAAGGAGGAAAAAGAGCTGATCGGAGTGGCCCGTGCGCTGAAAGAGGCCCGTGACGATCCGGGCACCGACCTCGCCACCGTGCAGGGCCTCGTGGAGCGGCTGATGAGCCCGGAGGCCAAACCGCACGATCCCTTCCGCTCGCTTCATCTCATGAGCCAGCTTTTTGGCGGCGAGGCCGTGGCGGCCCTGACCGGCGGCACCGCCTCCGAGCCTGACACGCCCGATGCCGCCGCCCCACTCGATCCGCTCTCCACCATGCTCGGCACCGCAAGCAGCAAGGCCACCCTCGCCCGCCTGCCCGCGCCCCACCCCTGGGCCGCCCCCGCCTACCTGCCGGGCGCAAGCTACATGGCGGGCGATAGCCGCACCGCGCTGCTCGCCTTCTGTCGCCACCTGCACATCGCCCATGGCGCGCGGCCCATCACCGCCAGCACCGACAGCCTCGGCTTTAACTCCCCCACGCCGCCCCCGCTGGCCGAGGCCGCCCGCATCGCGCTGGGGTTTCAGGCCCTCGGGGCCAGCGAGATCAACGGCATCCCCGCCGCGCAGGCCGCCGAAACCCTCGCCTCCGCCTCCTCCTGGCTCGTCTGGTGGGATTGA
- a CDS encoding SDR family oxidoreductase has product MRLQGKKAFITAAGQGIGRAIAETFAAQGADVVATDLNADLLTGLPGEAFALDVLDRAALTSAIQAATPDVLVNCAGVVHAGTIEQATDADLDFAINLNVRSQMHAIQAMLPILRGKGGGAIVNIASVASSIMGVPNRFVYGTSKAAVLGLTKSVAADCITDGIRCNAICPGTVDSPSLHERLRATGDYEAAMKAFVARQPMGRIGLPQEIADLALYLASDESRYMTGQCIAIDGGMSN; this is encoded by the coding sequence ATGAGACTACAGGGCAAGAAAGCCTTCATCACCGCCGCCGGTCAGGGCATCGGCCGGGCGATTGCCGAAACCTTCGCCGCCCAAGGCGCCGATGTGGTGGCGACCGACCTCAACGCCGACCTGCTCACCGGCCTTCCTGGCGAGGCCTTCGCGCTCGACGTGCTCGACCGCGCCGCCCTCACCTCCGCCATCCAGGCTGCCACGCCGGATGTGCTGGTCAACTGCGCCGGGGTCGTCCACGCGGGCACCATCGAACAAGCCACCGACGCCGACCTCGACTTTGCCATCAACCTCAACGTCCGCTCGCAGATGCACGCCATTCAGGCCATGCTGCCCATCCTGCGCGGCAAGGGCGGCGGCGCGATCGTGAACATCGCCTCCGTGGCCTCCTCGATCATGGGCGTGCCCAACCGCTTCGTCTACGGCACCTCCAAGGCCGCCGTTCTGGGCCTTACCAAGTCGGTCGCCGCCGATTGCATCACCGATGGCATCCGCTGCAACGCCATCTGCCCCGGCACGGTCGACAGCCCCTCCCTGCACGAACGCCTCCGCGCCACCGGCGACTACGAGGCCGCGATGAAGGCCTTCGTCGCTCGCCAGCCGATGGGCCGCATTGGGCTGCCGCAGGAGATCGCAGACCTTGCACTCTACCTCGCCAGCGATGAAAGTCGCTACATGACAGGGCAGTGCATCGCCATCGACGGCGGCATGTCGAACTGA
- a CDS encoding NAD(P)-dependent oxidoreductase, whose protein sequence is MSKETIGFIGLGLMGRAMVGCLQQAGHPVIALGNRDRTGIEEAIARGATEAVTARELTEAADIVMLCMGTSEHVEGRVYGEDGVLAGAKPGQVVIDFGTSLPASTQKIAADLAAKGAAYLDAPLGRTPAHAEKGLLNIMCAGDEAAYKKVKPVLDTLGENVFHLGKSGNGHTIKLINNFFAMTTASAMSEAFAMADAAGIERSALYDVMAAGPNHSGMMDFIKNYAMKGQIDLAFSVDNGAKDVGYYRQMATDLGLHSRMSTAADATLQEAKSSGDGEIMVPELVDWMGKNLGKDPK, encoded by the coding sequence ATGAGCAAGGAAACCATCGGTTTCATCGGTCTCGGCCTCATGGGCCGCGCAATGGTCGGCTGCCTTCAGCAGGCAGGTCACCCGGTCATCGCCCTCGGCAACCGCGACCGCACCGGCATCGAGGAAGCCATCGCACGGGGCGCGACCGAGGCCGTCACCGCCCGCGAGCTGACCGAGGCCGCCGACATCGTGATGCTCTGCATGGGCACCTCCGAGCATGTCGAAGGCCGCGTCTATGGCGAGGATGGTGTGCTCGCCGGGGCCAAACCCGGCCAGGTGGTCATCGACTTCGGCACCTCCCTGCCCGCCTCCACCCAAAAGATCGCCGCCGACCTCGCCGCCAAGGGCGCGGCCTATCTCGACGCCCCCCTCGGCCGCACCCCGGCCCACGCCGAAAAGGGCCTGCTCAACATCATGTGCGCGGGCGACGAGGCGGCCTACAAAAAGGTCAAACCCGTGCTCGACACGCTGGGTGAAAACGTCTTCCACCTCGGCAAATCCGGCAACGGCCACACCATCAAGCTGATCAACAACTTCTTTGCCATGACAACCGCTTCCGCCATGTCAGAGGCCTTTGCCATGGCCGACGCGGCGGGCATCGAGCGCAGCGCGCTCTACGATGTCATGGCCGCCGGTCCCAACCACTCCGGCATGATGGACTTCATCAAGAACTACGCGATGAAGGGCCAGATCGACCTCGCCTTCTCCGTCGACAACGGCGCCAAGGACGTGGGCTACTACCGCCAGATGGCCACCGACCTCGGGTTGCACTCGCGCATGTCCACCGCCGCCGATGCCACGCTGCAAGAGGCCAAATCCTCCGGCGATGGCGAGATCATGGTGCCCGAACTCGTCGACTGGATGGGCAAGAACCTCGGAAAGGACCCCAAATGA